A single window of Mycosarcoma maydis chromosome 1, whole genome shotgun sequence DNA harbors:
- a CDS encoding uncharacterized protein (related to SPT5 - transcription elongation protein), with protein MDDNIEIKREDQTSHALVPDKDRKSRIQHGGKRPIDPFAAEDDDEEEERGDAVDEQDQDDDEDDDEDDDDDDDDEDDDEDDEEDDTARGQRRRAKKQRRNRFLDVEAEVDDDEEDLDEEEEELAREDGFIEEDIPDDTEDVQRRAAADNQRLDRFRRQEEDTNAEALAEELRQRYGRSARYAAQSDYAEVPQRLLMPSVEDPSLWGVPCKPGRERDIVMTLVRKAMAENFTSSPMRIISAFCRDSIPGRVYVEARRADDVVKACNGLAGAYARQTTSLHLIPISEMADLLKLQKVQNEIQVGGWVRIKRGKYAGDLAQVLDVSENGEEVGLKMIPRIDLNPKDSGLYTDSLGRKRKKGAGSSATTVAFRPPQRFFNPEEVQKAYPRDTPTKRGSQWVFQNDSYRDGYLEKDVRVTGIITENVNPTLDEITKFAGESSIEDGINKLGAVDLSLIADASKKATEALIQPKDQVEIFEGEQAGVYGTVKAINNEVITIQLEHEDLMDQIVEVPARSVRKRFKPGDHIKVMSGKHADETGLVVKVEDNVTTFLSDLSMQEVSVFSKDIRQAAEVGSGVNVISGYELHNLVQLDAQTVGIIFNIERESFKVLDQTGQVVTVKPHQISTKKDTSRAFALDHDGNEIRAGDMVKEVAGPFSRLRQGQVLHIYQSMVVFLHNREYTENGGVFIARARSLEPLAPKSVSTKTKKDGGDLSKMNPALSNLSGGGANDVRVEGVRRFGGRDMHKGKNVAIIKGPYKTYRGRITETTGNMARIELTSVSKPITVSLDWLVEKDPITGRSTKLNAGGFGGPSRGGHSGTGSRMGGASSNPYSSGSTSMGAGGRYNPYGGSQPAAAVGSYGGSSGTGAGGYGGYSQPVATSAAGASGYGGTGGIGARTPAYNPYAGDGGKTPAYNPYGDGGKTPAYNPLGDGGKTPAYNAAADGGRTPGYNPYAGDGW; from the coding sequence ATGGACGACAACATCGAAATCAAGCGTGAGGACCAGACTTCGCATGCACTGGTCCCAGACAAAGACAGGAAATCGAGAATCCAACACGGCGGAAAGAGGCCAATTGACCCTTTCGCAGcggaagatgacgatgaagaggaggaaCGGGGCGATGCCGTCGACGaacaagaccaagacgatgacgaagacgatgatgaagatgacgatgatgatgacgacgacgaagacgatgacgaagacgatgaggaGGATGATACCGCACGCGGCCAACGCAGACGTGCCAAAAAGCAACGTCGCAACCGTTTCCTCGATGTGGAAGCCGAGGtagatgacgatgaagaggatctcgacgaggaagaagaggagctCGCTCGCGAGGACGGCTTCATCGAGGAAGATATTCCCGACGATACCGAAGACGTTCAGAGACGCGCTGCCGCCGACAACCAGAGGCTCGACCGTTTCCGAAGACAAGAGGAGGACACCAACGCAGAAGCCCTCGCAGAAGAGCTGCGCCAGCGCTATGGTCGATCCGCCCGATATGCTGCACAGTCCGACTATGCCGAGGTGCCGCAGCGCCTGCTCATGCCCTCCGTCGAGGATCCTAGTCTTTGGGGAGTCCCTTGCAAGCCCGGTCGTGAGAGAGATATCGTCATGACACTCGTTCGCAAGGCCATGGCCGAGAACTTTACTTCCAGCCCCATGCGCATCATTTCAGCCTTTTGTCGAGACTCTATCCCCGGCAGAGTATACGTCGAAGCGCGTAGAGCCGACGATGTTGTCAAGGCCTGCAACGGTCTCGCCGGTGCTTATGCGCGCCAAACCACCTCGCTCCATCTCATTCCCATCTCAGAGATGGCggatctgctcaagctgcaaaAGGTTCAGAACGAGATCCAAGTCGGCGGTTGGGTGCGTATCAAGCGTGGAAAGTATGCTGGTGATTTGGCTCAGGTCCTCGATGTTTCCGAGAACGGTGAAGAAGTCGGTCTCAAGATGATCCCGCGTATCGACTTGAACCCGAAAGACAGTGGACTCTACACCGACAGCTTGGGCCgcaagaggaagaagggTGCTGGCTCGTCGGCTACCACTGTGGCCTTCCGTCCGCCACAGCGTTTTTTCAACCCTGAAGAAGTGCAGAAAGCCTACCCAAGAGACACGCCAACCAAACGTGGAAGCCAATGGGTCTTTCAAAACGACAGTTACCGTGACGGCTACCTCGAGAAGGACGTTCGAGTGACAGGTATCATCACCGAAAACGTCAACCCTACGCTAGATGAGATCACCAAGTTTGCAGGTGAgagctcgatcgaggaCGGCATCAACAAGCTTGGTGCTGTCGATCTCAGCCTGATCGCCGATGCCAGCAAAAAGGCCACCGAGGCGCTCATCCAACCCAAGGACCAGGTCGAGATCTTTGAAGGAGAGCAGGCAGGTGTCTACGGTACCGTCAAGGCCATCAACAATGAAGtcatcaccatccagctcgagcacgaggaTCTCATGGATCAGATTGTCGAGGTACCAGCACGCAGCGTCCGAAAGCGTTTCAAGCCAGGTGATCACATCAAGGTCATGTCGGGCAAGCACGCCGACGAGACGGGTCTGGTGGTCAAGGTCGAAGACAACGTCACAACCTTTCTTTCGGATCTGTCAATGCAAGAGGTATCGGTATTCAGCAAAGACATTCGTCAAGCTGCCGAGGTGGGTTCCGGAGTCAACGTCATCAGCGGTTACGAGCTGCACAACTTAGTtcagctcgatgcgcagACCGTGGGTATCATCTTCAACATCGAGCGTGAAAGCTTCAAGGTGCTCGATCAGACTGGTCAGGTTGTCACGGTCAAGCCGCATCAGATCAGCACCAAGAAAGACACGAGCCGCGCATTTGCGCTTGACCACGACGGTAACGAGATCCGCGCAGGAGATATGGTCAAGGAGGTGGCCGGTCCATTCTCGCGTCTGCGACAGGGACAGGTGCTTCACATCTATCAATCCATGGTCGTCTTCCTGCACAACCGCGAGTACACCGAGAATGGAGGTGTCTTTATCGCACGAGCGCGGTCTCTGGAACCTTTGGCCCCCAAGAGTgtgtcgaccaagacgaaaAAGGACGGCGGCGATCTTTCCAAGATGAACCCGGCGCTGTCCAACCTCAGTGGCGGAGGAGCCAACGATGTTCGCGTCGAAGGTGTGCGACGGTTCGGCGGACGCGACATGCACAAGGGCAAGAACGTAGCCATCATCAAAGGACCTTACAAGACCTACCGCGGCCGCATCACTGAGACTACGGGCAACATGGCCCGTATTGAGCTCACCTCGGTGTCAAAACCCATCACCGTCAGCCTTGACTGGTTGGTTGAGAAAGACCCCATTACTGGTCGCAGCACCAAGTTGAACGCTGGTGGCTTTGGTGGACCCAGTCGTGGCGGCCACAGCGGAACGGGCTCCAGGATGGGTGGCGCGTCAAGCAACCCTTACTCGTCCGGCAGTACCTCGATGGGCGCCGGTGGCAGATACAATCCATACGGCGGTTCGCAGCCGGCCGCAGCTGTCGGTAGCTACGGTGGATCTTCCGGCACTGGTGCAGGCGGTTACGGTGGCTACTCGCAGCCTGTTGCAACATCAGCCGCAGGCGCTAGTGGTTATGGAGGAACGGGTGGTATCGGTGCCCGAACGCCAGCGTACAACCCCTATGCTGGAGATGGCGGCAAGACACCGGCCTACAATCCTTACGGCGACGGTGGTAAGACACCAGCTTACAACCCGCTTGGTGATGGCGGAAAGACGCCTGCATACAACGCGGCAGCAGATGGAGGACGAACACCAGGATACAATCCTTATGCCGGCGATGGCTGGTAA
- a CDS encoding uncharacterized protein (related to tRNA dihydrouridine synthase) — MIVNHKLPLESLLYCAAPMVGQSDLAFRLQTVQNGATLTWTQMYLAPELSSDQYMLESLLKSLEMGSNATKNMARYRASPLHDQSAPQVVQLAGNNVQQLVEAARRVAPYADAIDLNLGCPQRHAEQGHYGACLLPKQNWPLVAEIVSGMVQAVDVPITTKIRLPVPKEQTAQLAVMLAHAGSSLVTVHPRFASSARRRKGLADLDQVVKVREALQAQGLLRSAEQPHKDTAVVSNGNVQCWQDVVNNLELTGASGVMVGETLLQNPALFRPALRDCEHARLPTAKEMAIEYLDFRDTYDQFESPLKVAKQHLQSILCSIPHTMHNHPDVIAERHRSAASMTRTLNRIQSDSDLGWFRKEHLQK, encoded by the coding sequence ATGATTGTCAATCACAAGCTGCCACTCGAAAGCTTGTTGTACTGCGCTGCGCCCATGGTCGGTCAGTCAGACCTTGCATTCCGGCTGCAGACAGTACAGAACGGAGCCACATTGACTTGGACCCAAATGTACCTCGCCCCAGAGCTCAGTTCCGATCAATACATGCTTGAATCGCTCCTCAAAAGTCTCGAGATGGGCAGTAATGCGACGAAAAACATGGCCCGCTACAGAGCGAGCCCTCTCCACGATCAGTCAGCGCCCCAGGTTGTGCAGCTTGCTGGAAACAacgtgcagcagctcgtaGAAGCCGCACGCAGAGTAGCTCCGTATGCCGATGCCATCGATCTCAATTTGGGCTGTCCACAACGACATGCTGAACAAGGTCACTACGGCGCCTGCCTTTTGCCAAAGCAGAATTGGCCACTCGTAGCAGAGATCGTGTCAGGCATGGTGCAAGCGGTCGATGTACCGATTACCACAAAGATCCGACTCCCGGTGCCGAAGGAGCAGACTGCGCAGCTGGCCGTCATGCTTGCTCATGCCGGTAGCAGTCTTGTCACTGTACATCCTCGTTTCGCATCGTCTGCACGAAGGAGGAAAGGACTGGCGGATCTCGATCAAGTAGTGAAGGTCAGAGAAGCGCTGCAAGCACAAGGTCTGCTCCGAAGCGCTGAACAGCCGCACAAAGACACAGCTGTGGTCAGCAATGGAAACGTGCAATGTTGGCAAGATGTCGTCAACAACCTTGAGCTTACAGGCGCAAGTGGCGTCATGGTAGGCGAGACGCTCTTGCAGAATCCTGCTCTCTTCCGACCTGCTCTCAGAGACTGTGAACATGCCCGTCTGCCCACGGCCAAGGAGATGGCAATAGAATATCTCGACTTTCGTGATACATACGATCAGTTTGAATCCCCGCTCAAggtggccaagcagcatctGCAGTCGATTCTTTGCTCAATACCGCATACCATGCACAACCATCCAGATGTCATAGCTGAGCGACATCGTTCAGCTGCTTCAATGACCCGAACCCTCAACAGGATACAGTCCGACTCGGATCTCGGCTGGTTTCGGAAGGAGCATCTCCAAAAGTAG
- a CDS encoding mitochondrial 37S ribosomal protein mS37 (related to MRP10 - mitochondrial ribosomal protein of the small subunit), with the protein MKLDKLKVRPKKNAAAAPCAAEFATMLACWASSSDLNNVGACKDSAKALQECMASRKPRGGVSKPTINYHLARLSKQL; encoded by the exons ATGAAGCTGGACAAACTCAAAGTCAGACCGAAGAAGAAtgcggcagctgcaccgTGTGCTGCAGAGTTTGCCACCATGCTCGCATGCTGggcctcgagcagcgaccTCAACAACGTGGGTGCCTGCAAGGACTCGGCAAAAGCCTTGCAAGAATGCATGGCCAGCAGG AAACCTCGGGGCGGTGTATCCAAGCCAACCATCAACTATCATCTGGCAAGGTTGTCCAAACAGCTCTGA
- a CDS encoding putative protein transport protein sec61 subunit beta — translation MSDAKASGAQPNLAALASKNSQAVRRRAAQQAAAKPNSPRAAGAGGSSSTMMRLYTDDSKGLSVDPVVVLVLSIAFVFSVVLLHIIGKFMRWFSK, via the exons ATG TCTGACGCAAAAGCCTCTGGCGCTCAGCCCAATCTTGCCGCTTTGGCAAGCAAGAACTCTCAGGCTGTTCG CCGACGTGCAGCACAACAGGCGGCAGCGAAGCCCAACTCGCCACGAGCCGCTGGTGCGGGTGGATCGTCGTCCACGATGATGCGGCTGTACACAGACGACAGCAAGGGCCTCAGCGTCGACCCCGTGGTCGTTTTGGTGCTGTCTATCGCTTTCGTGTTCTCGGTTGTGTTGCTTCACATCATCGGAAAGTTCATGAGGTGGTTCTCCAAGTGA
- a CDS encoding uncharacterized protein (alternatively spliced; related to p53-related protein kinase (isoform B)), which translates to MSGIDHRAGSGSLSSSPSARTPRLAFPVARSRPTSIVDSVEATSEAILSTSPASSTTSAGASPRKHTQSAADRLASAQAKDAAAAAKSHRARTTSSTSRSSTEGGRAKLPSLLQATTSSRSAATPVTSTYLDISSSAPGEESASKPSNASKHATDTHVVALDGQSMSKRASRDPPSIISAKVAGSSMPKKVSAAPKSTPNAPPLVALLSDSNLSVLIKQGAEAKVYISRIATNNILTWPRPRSSKLESSKVEPPAPVLLKWRFPKTYRHPTLSSNITASRTIMEARALLRCAKAGVAVPAVRCVDEKEGILGLELIPGKSVREWLGGGAEGDDEALVDEADTARTQEEEVLSEIDQAKLMRLIGKQLAIMHEADIIHGDLTTSNMMLRPAAPCSSTSGSATVDLDHDEVVLIDFGLSSVSTFAEDKAVDLYVLERAFASTHPASEALYRTILDSYAEEVTARSAGKGRGKGSKLNKWEETRRKLEEVRMRGRKRSMVGAALWRDNWTRRVVVNVELSIRLECHGVSAALRSLPGLAGAVLRLRRSGSLGSLSSAPRERDQNAQDWHALASRMDTELDHIGAARLLRSHTPHESCLRTSPTQARPIWSVTLVPLRSTAIFTGVPLIASIERLFDWGLTKTLQTMHAVVPQALSPSHAMRSRRARKSKTL; encoded by the exons ATGTCTGGAATCGATCATCGAGCAGGCAGCGGCTCGTTGTCGAGCTCACCATCGGCACGTACACCGCGGCTGGCTTTCCCAGTAGCCCGCTCTAGGCCTACATCTATTGTTGACTCAGTCGAAGCGACCAGCGAAGCTATCCTCTCTACTTCGCCCGCCTCTTCTACCACCTCGGCGGGCGCTTCGCCGCGCAAGCACACGCAATCAGCCGCAGATCGACTCGCATCTGCACAGGCAaaggatgctgctgctgcggccAAATCGCATCGAGCACGCACCACGTCCAGCACATCACGTTCTAGCACCGAGGGAGGTCGAGCTAAGCTCCCATCACTGCTGCAGGCCACCACTAGCTCCAGATCGGCAGCAACGCCGGTGACCAGCACCTATCTCGACATCTCTTCGAGTGCACCAGGAGAAGAAAGTGCGTCAAAACCAAGCAACGCCTCGAAGCACGCCACTGATACGCATGTAGTCGCTCTCGACGGTCAATCAATGTCGAAACGTGCTTCGCGTGATCCGCCTTCCATCATCAGTGCCAAAGTAGCTGGTTCGAGCATGCCCAAGAAGGTGTCCGCGGCGCCTAAATCAACTCCGAACGCACCTCCActggtggcgctgctcTCCGACTCGAACCTGTCTGTGCTCATCAAACAGGGCGCTGAGGCCAAAGTCTACATCTCGCGCATCGCTACCAACAACATTCTCACATGGCCCCGACCACGCTCTTCCAAGCTAGAATCGAGCAAGGTGGAGCCTCCTGCTCCTGTGCTGCTCAAGTGGCGCTTTCCAAAAACGTACCGACATCcgacgctgtcgagcaACATTACCGCATCGCGCACCATCATGGAGGCTAGGGCACTGCTGCGTTGCGCCAAGGCCGGTGTAGCAGTGCCTGCCGTTCGATGTGTGGATGAGAAGGAAGGTATCTTAggtctcgagctcatccCGGGCAAAAGTGTCCGAGAGTGGCTCGGTGGCGGTGCCGAAGGCGACGATGAGGCTTTGGTGGATGAGGCTGATACAGCGAGAACtcaagaggaggaggtgctTTCCGAGATTGATCAAGCCAAATTGATGAGGTTGATAGGTAAACAGTTGGCCATTATGCACGAAGCCGACATCATTCACGGTGACCTTACGACGTCGAATATGATGCTGCGCCCGGCAgcgccttgctcgtccaCGTCGGGCTCAGCAACGGTCGATCTGGATCATGACGAGGTGGTTCTCATTGATTTCGGTCTGTCTTCGGTCTCGACATTCGCCGAAGACAAGGCAGTAGACCTGTACGTGCTCGAGAGGGCATTTGCTTCGACCCACCCTGCATCCGAAGCGCTCTACCGCACCATCCTCGATAGCTATGCGGAAGAGGTTACCGCTCGATCCGCTGGCAAGGGCCGAGGGAAGGGTTCCAAACTGAACAAATGGGAAGAGACGCGacgcaagctcgaagaag TGCGAATGCGAGGTCGAAAAAGATCCATGGTGGG AGCCGCACTATGGAGAGATAATTGGACCCGACGTGTGGTGGTGAATGTCGAACTATCGATTCGGCTCGAGTGTCACGGTGTTTCTGCTGCTTTGCGCTCGTTGCCGGGCCTAGCAGGGGCCgtgctgcgactgcgacgcTCGGGCAGTCTTGGTtcgctcagctcggcaCCTCGCGAGCGCGACCAGAATGCGCAAGACTGGCATGCACTTGCGTCGAGGATGGACACGGAACTGGATCATATCggagcagctcggctgtTGCGCTCGCACACGCCGCACGAGAGTTGTCTCAGGACGTCACCCACGCAAGCTCGGCCAATCTGGAGCGTGACTCTGGTGCCGCTGAGATCGACGGCCATATTCACAGGTGTGCCGCTGATCGCGTCCATCGAGAGGCTCTTTGATTGGGGCTTGACAAAGACGCTCCAGACCATGCATGCTGTAGTGCCCCAAGCTTTATCGCCCTCGCATGCGATGCGCTCGCGACGAGCGCGCAAGAGTAAGACGCTTTGA
- a CDS encoding uncharacterized protein (related to p53-related protein kinase (isoform A)), which yields MSGIDHRAGSGSLSSSPSARTPRLAFPVARSRPTSIVDSVEATSEAILSTSPASSTTSAGASPRKHTQSAADRLASAQAKDAAAAAKSHRARTTSSTSRSSTEGGRAKLPSLLQATTSSRSAATPVTSTYLDISSSAPGEESASKPSNASKHATDTHVVALDGQSMSKRASRDPPSIISAKVAGSSMPKKVSAAPKSTPNAPPLVALLSDSNLSVLIKQGAEAKVYISRIATNNILTWPRPRSSKLESSKVEPPAPVLLKWRFPKTYRHPTLSSNITASRTIMEARALLRCAKAGVAVPAVRCVDEKEGILGLELIPGKSVREWLGGGAEGDDEALVDEADTARTQEEEVLSEIDQAKLMRLIGKQLAIMHEADIIHGDLTTSNMMLRPAAPCSSTSGSATVDLDHDEVVLIDFGLSSVSTFAEDKAVDLYVLERAFASTHPASEALYRTILDSYAEEVTARSAGKGRGKGSKLNKWEETRRKLEEGKMKY from the coding sequence ATGTCTGGAATCGATCATCGAGCAGGCAGCGGCTCGTTGTCGAGCTCACCATCGGCACGTACACCGCGGCTGGCTTTCCCAGTAGCCCGCTCTAGGCCTACATCTATTGTTGACTCAGTCGAAGCGACCAGCGAAGCTATCCTCTCTACTTCGCCCGCCTCTTCTACCACCTCGGCGGGCGCTTCGCCGCGCAAGCACACGCAATCAGCCGCAGATCGACTCGCATCTGCACAGGCAaaggatgctgctgctgcggccAAATCGCATCGAGCACGCACCACGTCCAGCACATCACGTTCTAGCACCGAGGGAGGTCGAGCTAAGCTCCCATCACTGCTGCAGGCCACCACTAGCTCCAGATCGGCAGCAACGCCGGTGACCAGCACCTATCTCGACATCTCTTCGAGTGCACCAGGAGAAGAAAGTGCGTCAAAACCAAGCAACGCCTCGAAGCACGCCACTGATACGCATGTAGTCGCTCTCGACGGTCAATCAATGTCGAAACGTGCTTCGCGTGATCCGCCTTCCATCATCAGTGCCAAAGTAGCTGGTTCGAGCATGCCCAAGAAGGTGTCCGCGGCGCCTAAATCAACTCCGAACGCACCTCCActggtggcgctgctcTCCGACTCGAACCTGTCTGTGCTCATCAAACAGGGCGCTGAGGCCAAAGTCTACATCTCGCGCATCGCTACCAACAACATTCTCACATGGCCCCGACCACGCTCTTCCAAGCTAGAATCGAGCAAGGTGGAGCCTCCTGCTCCTGTGCTGCTCAAGTGGCGCTTTCCAAAAACGTACCGACATCcgacgctgtcgagcaACATTACCGCATCGCGCACCATCATGGAGGCTAGGGCACTGCTGCGTTGCGCCAAGGCCGGTGTAGCAGTGCCTGCCGTTCGATGTGTGGATGAGAAGGAAGGTATCTTAggtctcgagctcatccCGGGCAAAAGTGTCCGAGAGTGGCTCGGTGGCGGTGCCGAAGGCGACGATGAGGCTTTGGTGGATGAGGCTGATACAGCGAGAACtcaagaggaggaggtgctTTCCGAGATTGATCAAGCCAAATTGATGAGGTTGATAGGTAAACAGTTGGCCATTATGCACGAAGCCGACATCATTCACGGTGACCTTACGACGTCGAATATGATGCTGCGCCCGGCAgcgccttgctcgtccaCGTCGGGCTCAGCAACGGTCGATCTGGATCATGACGAGGTGGTTCTCATTGATTTCGGTCTGTCTTCGGTCTCGACATTCGCCGAAGACAAGGCAGTAGACCTGTACGTGCTCGAGAGGGCATTTGCTTCGACCCACCCTGCATCCGAAGCGCTCTACCGCACCATCCTCGATAGCTATGCGGAAGAGGTTACCGCTCGATCCGCTGGCAAGGGCCGAGGGAAGGGTTCCAAACTGAACAAATGGGAAGAGACGCGacgcaagctcgaagaaggTAAGATGAAATATTGA
- a CDS encoding putative TOM complex membrane pore subunit produces the protein MAFSEDTKERIIKAVDVSKTLLHYGWVPFVLYIGFTRSTPQPSLIKLISPLA, from the exons atgGCATTTTCAGAAGATACCAAG GAGCGAATCATTAAGGCGGTCGATGTCTCCAAGACTTTGTTGCATTACGGCTG GGTGCCTTTCGTTCTTTACATCGGCTTCACCCGAAGCACGCCCCAGCCTAGCTTGATCAA GCTCATCAGTCCTCTCGCATGA